The nucleotide window ATAATAGAACCAGATGCTTCTAATACTGCCTTACTACAATAATTTTCAGAAGGAATCATATTTAACTCATTTTTCTGTCTCTCAAGTTCGTTTTGAATTATTTGGTATACTTCATTATCTTCTTTTTCTAATTCCATTTTATTTTTTCCTCTTATATGTTAAAAAAGAAAATCTTACTTCTTCATTATTGTTGGTATCTTTTCCCTCGTGATTTTCTTTTTTTACCAATTTCCATTCATCAAAATTTACTTCTGGGAAAAAAACATCTCCATCATAATCTTTATGAACTCTTGTTAGCTCAAATGTATCAGCTATTTCTAAACCAAGTCTATAAATTGTAGCTCCTCCTGTTATGAATGCTTTTTCATAACCTTTTTTCTTGCAGTATTCTATTGCTTCATTAAAATCATGCATTACTGTAACTCCTTCTGGTTTGTATTCTTTATCAAAAGTTAAAACAATATTTTCTCGACCAGGCAATGGCTTTGCATTATCTGGTAAAGATTCATAAGTTTTATCTCCCATTATACAGGGAAATCCCATTGTCAAATCCTTAAAATGTTGAAAATCTTCTTTAATACGCCAAGGAATATCATTATTTTTTCCAATTGTATTATTTTGCGCTACAGCCACGATTATAATAATTTCAGTCATACAGCAACCTCAAATTGTATTTTTGGATGATGTTCATAGTTCTCAACTTTAGAATCTTCATACTTCCAATCAAAAATTGTTTTAAAAGGTTCTGTTTTCAATGTCGGAAGTTTAAATGGTTCTCTTTGCAATTGTTCTTTTAACCCATCCACATGATTAACAAAAAGATGGACATCAGATAAAAAACCAACTAATTTTCCTTCTTTTAAACCAACTTCTTTTGCAAGTAGATGCAACAATAATGCATAACTAGCAATATTAAAAGGTAATCCTAAAGCAACATCAATTGAGCGTTGATTCCATAATAAATTTAATTTACCGTCAATAACAGTAATTTGAAAACAATAGTGGCAAGGTGGCAAAGCCATTCTATGTAAATCTGTTGGATTCCATGCCATCACAATCATTCTTCTATCATGAGGATTAGTTTTAAGGGTTTCAACTACATTCTTTAATTGGTCAATCCCCTTTCCTATTAGTTTTTTATCATAAGAATCATAATTTGCTCCAAAATTTCTCCATTGCCATCCATAAATTGGCCCTAATTCACGTTCTTCCATCATCTTCTTTTTAGTTTCTTCATCATGAGCATAAGGCACTTTATCAGGACTGCACCATTCATCCCAGATGTGATTATTTATATCTCTTAACCAGTTTTTATCAGTTATACCTTTAATAAAAAACTCTAATTCAGAAGCAACTAATCTTAAAGGAACGCTTTTAGTCGTAACAAGAGGAAATCCTTCAGACATATCATGTTCAAACATAGCACCAGCAATTGTATATGCATCAGGTCCTTGTCTTGTTTTTTTAATTATGCCTTGTTCTAAGATTTTTTTAACAACATCGAGATAAGCTTTCATAAGGTTCCCCCAAATTAAAGTATAAATTTTCTGTTTAAAAAGATTATTATACT belongs to Candidatus Woesearchaeota archaeon B3_Woes and includes:
- a CDS encoding diacylglycerol kinase; this encodes MTEIIIIVAVAQNNTIGKNNDIPWRIKEDFQHFKDLTMGFPCIMGDKTYESLPDNAKPLPGRENIVLTFDKEYKPEGVTVMHDFNEAIEYCKKKGYEKAFITGGATIYRLGLEIADTFELTRVHKDYDGDVFFPEVNFDEWKLVKKENHEGKDTNNNEEVRFSFLTYKRKK
- the thyA gene encoding thymidylate synthase, translated to MKAYLDVVKKILEQGIIKKTRQGPDAYTIAGAMFEHDMSEGFPLVTTKSVPLRLVASELEFFIKGITDKNWLRDINNHIWDEWCSPDKVPYAHDEETKKKMMEERELGPIYGWQWRNFGANYDSYDKKLIGKGIDQLKNVVETLKTNPHDRRMIVMAWNPTDLHRMALPPCHYCFQITVIDGKLNLLWNQRSIDVALGLPFNIASYALLLHLLAKEVGLKEGKLVGFLSDVHLFVNHVDGLKEQLQREPFKLPTLKTEPFKTIFDWKYEDSKVENYEHHPKIQFEVAV